One segment of Asterias rubens chromosome 2, eAstRub1.3, whole genome shotgun sequence DNA contains the following:
- the LOC117305500 gene encoding predicted GPI-anchored protein 58 — protein METFCTLASILGTSSSAVQTQRTSPRTGAIPKNPRGTKEQMKHQDQGKPLTQQSSASTEKQDCLVQSQRTSSITGAIPKNTMGRKAQTKPKSQTQAKTQLGASVHLSEEPKPHHSASVHLPEEPKPHQSSLVHLPEEPKPHQSASVHLPEEPKPHQSASVHLSEEPNSHQSASDHLPEEPKPHQSAPVHLPEEPNSHQSASDHLPEEPKPHQSASDHLPEEPKPHQSASDHLPEEPNSHQSASVQLPEEPKPHQSASDQLPEEP, from the coding sequence ATGGAGACTTTCTGTACTCTTGCTAGCATCCTTGGTACTTCTTCTAGTGCAGTCCAGACCCAGAGAACTTCTCCTAGAACAGGGGCTATTCCTAAGAACCCAAGGGGAACGAAAGAACAAATGAAGCATCAAGATCAAGGAAAACCCTTAACTCAACAGTCGAGTGCCTCTACTGAGAAACAAGATTGCTTAGTCCAGTCCCAGAGAACTTCTTCTATAACAGGGGCCATTCCTAAGAACACAATGGGAAGGAAAGCACAAACGAAGCCTAAATCTCAAACACAAGCAAAAACTCAACTTGGTGCCTCTGTCCATTTGTCGGAGGAACCTAAACCTCATCATAGTGCCTCGGTCCATTTGCCAGAGGAACCTAAACCTCATCAGAGTTCCTTGGTCCATTTACCTGAGGAACCTAAACCTCATCAGAGTGCCTCGGTCCATTTACCTGAGGAACCTAAACCTCATCAGAGTGCCTCGGTCCATTTGTCGGAGGAACCTAATTCTCATCAGAGTGCCTCGGACCATTTGCCAGAGGAACCTAAACCTCATCAGAGTGCCCCGGTCCATTTGCCGGAGGAACCTAATTCTCATCAGAGTGCCTCGGACCATTTGCCAGAGGAACCTAAACCTCATCAGAGTGCCTCGGACCATTTGCCAGAGGAACCTAAACCTCATCAGAGTGCCTCGGACCATTTACCTGAGGAACCTAATTCTCATCAGAGTGCCTCGGTCCAATTGCCAGAGGAACCTAAACCTCATCAGAGTGCCTCGGACCAATTGCCAGAGGAACCCTAA